The following coding sequences are from one Virgibacillus necropolis window:
- a CDS encoding MBL fold metallo-hydrolase: MKCTVIGFWGGYPAKGEATSSYLFEKDGFSLVVDVGSGSLSTVQNYKHVMDIDAVVLSHYHHDHIADIGVLQYAWLVHSYLREEKEILPIYGHQEDITKFESLTHECTEGIAYDPDKELEVGPFSIRFFKTSHPVPCYGMRITDGEDVIVYTADTTYKEEWIDFAKDANLLITDCNFYEEQDGSAAGHMNSKEGATIASQANVGELLLSHLPQYGDTNDLVLEAKKYFQGKIRLAKTGLVWEKGRG, from the coding sequence ATGAAATGTACTGTAATTGGTTTTTGGGGAGGCTATCCTGCTAAAGGAGAAGCCACCTCATCTTATTTGTTTGAAAAAGATGGATTTTCATTAGTAGTTGATGTTGGAAGTGGGTCATTGTCTACAGTTCAGAACTATAAACATGTGATGGATATTGATGCTGTTGTATTGTCGCATTATCATCACGACCATATTGCGGACATTGGTGTCCTTCAGTATGCATGGCTTGTCCATTCCTATCTTCGCGAAGAAAAGGAAATTTTACCGATTTATGGACATCAGGAGGATATAACAAAATTTGAATCATTGACACATGAGTGTACGGAAGGGATTGCTTATGATCCTGACAAGGAGCTCGAGGTTGGACCTTTCTCAATAAGGTTCTTTAAAACAAGTCATCCAGTTCCATGTTACGGCATGCGCATAACAGATGGAGAGGATGTCATCGTTTATACCGCAGACACAACGTATAAAGAAGAATGGATTGATTTTGCCAAGGATGCCAATCTATTGATCACAGATTGTAACTTTTATGAAGAACAGGATGGATCAGCCGCTGGTCATATGAACAGTAAAGAAGGCGCTACAATTGCAAGTCAGGCGAACGTTGGTGAACTGCTGTTAAGCCATCTCCCCCAATACGGTGATACCAATGATTTAGTTTTAGAAGCTAAAAAATATTTTCAAGGGAAAATACGGTTAGCTAAAACAGGGTTAGTATGGGAAAAAGGTAGGGGTTAA
- the pepF gene encoding oligoendopeptidase F: protein MTTKTRRMQRHEVPEENTWNLTDLFASRDAWESALKKVQQDVINVTQYKGQLGTSATVLVDCLTEMERFEKKVIHVATYASLRASADGSDAENQADSARVSSVLAKIGAKLSFVESELLTLSTDTIQQYIEEKEELLPYKKMLHDVVEKKPYTLSPEIEETLAALSEVHRAPYMIYQRSKSSDMDFESISTADGVVLPMSAALYEDRYELSADTGIRRQAYDSFIKTLDRYKNTYAATYATEVTKQVTMSRLRSYDSVTEMLLHSQQVTEDMYHNQLDIIQEELAPHMRKFAKLKKKELGLEELRYCDLKAPLDPTFNPETTYEEATSTILDALQIMGEEYSGIMQKGIDNRWVDFSDNVGKATGAFCSSPYGVHPYILLTWTDNMRGAFLLAHELGHAGHFYLAGKSQSLVNTRPSTYFVEAPSTLNELLLADHIMNKTEDKRMKRWVITQLLGTYYHNFVTHLLEGEFQRRVYKLAEEGTPLTASVLIKQKQEALENFWGETVVFDEGAGLTWMRQPHYYMGLYPYTYSAGLTVSTAVTKKIQEEGKPAVDRWLSVLKAGGTMTPQDLTKMAGVDMSKPDAIRTAVAYVGTLIDQLEKTYE from the coding sequence ATGACAACTAAAACGAGAAGAATGCAAAGACATGAAGTACCTGAGGAAAATACTTGGAATTTAACTGATTTATTTGCTTCACGCGATGCATGGGAATCCGCTCTTAAAAAAGTTCAACAAGATGTTATTAATGTGACACAGTATAAGGGACAATTGGGTACAAGCGCAACTGTTTTAGTAGATTGTTTAACCGAGATGGAACGATTTGAAAAAAAAGTCATTCACGTTGCTACATATGCCAGTTTGCGAGCAAGTGCTGATGGGTCAGATGCAGAAAATCAAGCAGATTCCGCTCGGGTCTCTTCTGTACTAGCGAAAATTGGCGCAAAACTATCCTTTGTTGAATCGGAATTATTAACACTATCAACAGATACAATTCAACAGTACATTGAAGAAAAGGAAGAGCTGCTGCCATATAAAAAAATGCTGCATGATGTAGTAGAGAAAAAGCCTTACACGTTATCACCAGAAATAGAAGAAACACTTGCTGCACTAAGTGAAGTGCATCGTGCACCATATATGATCTATCAACGCAGTAAATCATCCGATATGGATTTTGAATCCATATCAACAGCGGATGGCGTAGTATTACCAATGTCAGCTGCACTCTATGAGGATCGCTATGAACTATCTGCTGATACAGGGATTCGTAGACAAGCGTACGACTCATTTATTAAGACTTTAGATCGTTACAAAAATACGTATGCCGCTACATACGCAACAGAGGTAACAAAACAAGTAACGATGTCAAGACTCCGTTCTTACGATTCAGTTACAGAGATGTTACTTCATTCGCAACAAGTTACCGAAGATATGTATCATAATCAATTAGATATTATTCAAGAAGAACTCGCACCACATATGCGCAAATTCGCTAAACTGAAAAAAAAGGAACTTGGATTAGAGGAGTTGCGATACTGTGACTTAAAAGCTCCACTTGATCCAACTTTTAACCCGGAAACAACCTATGAAGAAGCAACATCAACAATCCTAGACGCCCTACAAATTATGGGTGAAGAATACAGTGGTATTATGCAGAAGGGTATTGACAATCGTTGGGTAGATTTTTCAGATAATGTAGGGAAAGCAACAGGCGCATTCTGTTCAAGTCCGTATGGTGTTCATCCGTATATTTTGCTTACGTGGACAGATAATATGCGTGGAGCATTTCTTCTGGCACATGAACTCGGTCATGCAGGACATTTTTATTTAGCTGGGAAAAGTCAATCCCTCGTAAACACGCGCCCTTCCACTTATTTTGTTGAAGCACCGTCAACACTAAACGAATTGCTTTTAGCAGATCATATTATGAATAAAACTGAAGACAAGCGTATGAAACGCTGGGTTATCACACAATTACTAGGAACCTACTATCACAATTTTGTTACCCATTTACTAGAAGGCGAATTTCAGCGCCGTGTATATAAACTAGCAGAAGAAGGAACACCATTAACTGCTTCTGTACTAATCAAACAAAAACAAGAAGCGCTTGAAAACTTTTGGGGTGAGACGGTTGTGTTTGATGAAGGTGCGGGATTAACCTGGATGCGTCAACCACATTATTATATGGGACTATATCCGTATACTTATTCTGCTGGATTAACGGTTTCGACAGCAGTGACAAAAAAAATTCAAGAAGAAGGAAAACCAGCTGTTGATCGTTGGTTATCTGTTTTGAAAGCTGGTGGTACAATGACACCACAGGACCTTACAAAAATGGCTGGTGTAGATATGTCAAAACCAGATGCAATAAGAACAGCAGTTGCTTATGTTGGAACGTTAATTGACCAGTTGGAAAAAACGTATGAATAA
- the hemE gene encoding uroporphyrinogen decarboxylase, with the protein MLKQMNDTIIKAYNGEKTDHVPAWFMRQAGRSQKEYREIKEKYSLFEITHQPELCAYVTRLPVENYGVDAAILYKDIMSPLPALGVDVEIKKNIGPVIHNPIQSYQDVENLGVINPTSDVPYVLDTIRLLTEEQLTVPLIGFSGAPFTLASYMIEGGPSKNYHKTKALMYREPETWFALMDKLADMVITYAKAQVNAGAKAIQIFDSWVGALNASDYRIFIKPAMQHIFRELQKEDVPLILFGIGSRHLLMEWNDLPVDVLGLDWRTSIQEARQMGVTKVLQGNLDPAILLADWDTIEERTKAILDQGMQEQGYVFNLGHGVTPEIKPATLKKVTELVHSYSKR; encoded by the coding sequence ATGTTGAAGCAAATGAATGATACAATCATCAAAGCCTATAATGGTGAAAAAACAGATCATGTCCCTGCTTGGTTTATGCGACAGGCTGGCCGATCACAAAAAGAGTACCGCGAAATCAAGGAAAAATATTCCTTATTTGAAATTACCCATCAACCAGAATTGTGTGCTTATGTTACACGTCTCCCAGTTGAGAATTATGGTGTTGATGCAGCAATTTTATATAAGGATATCATGTCGCCGCTCCCTGCTCTTGGGGTAGATGTTGAAATTAAAAAGAATATCGGACCAGTAATTCATAATCCAATACAAAGTTATCAGGATGTGGAAAATTTAGGTGTGATTAATCCCACATCAGATGTGCCATATGTACTGGATACGATTCGTTTACTTACAGAAGAACAATTAACCGTGCCATTAATCGGATTTAGTGGTGCACCATTCACATTAGCGAGCTATATGATTGAAGGTGGGCCTTCAAAAAATTATCATAAAACAAAGGCGCTTATGTATCGTGAACCAGAAACTTGGTTTGCATTAATGGACAAACTTGCAGATATGGTTATCACTTATGCAAAGGCACAGGTCAATGCAGGTGCTAAGGCAATCCAGATATTTGATTCTTGGGTAGGGGCTTTAAATGCTTCAGACTACCGAATTTTTATCAAACCAGCGATGCAGCATATATTCCGTGAGCTACAAAAAGAAGATGTTCCATTAATTTTATTTGGCATTGGATCAAGACATTTATTAATGGAATGGAACGATTTACCTGTCGATGTATTAGGGCTCGATTGGCGCACATCGATTCAAGAAGCTCGTCAAATGGGTGTTACCAAAGTTTTACAAGGTAATCTAGATCCAGCTATTTTGCTTGCGGATTGGGATACGATTGAAGAAAGAACAAAAGCAATTCTAGACCAAGGAATGCAGGAGCAAGGATATGTATTTAATTTGGGACACGGTGTAACACCTGAAATCAAACCTGCAACACTAAAAAAAGTAACCGAATTAGTTCATAGCTATTCCAAACGATAA
- a CDS encoding disulfide oxidoreductase, whose protein sequence is MNHSKNGETLIFLIWGQSVIALFGSLFFSEVMDYVPCELCWYQRILMYPLVIIYGMSMIKKDLSMAFPGLILSGIGIFVSIYHYLIQKLPAFHEATESCGIIPCNTAYVNYFGFITIPFLAGVAFIVIFVLHITLLKQHRGK, encoded by the coding sequence ATGAATCATTCCAAAAATGGTGAAACACTCATATTCCTAATATGGGGTCAAAGCGTAATTGCATTATTCGGAAGCTTATTTTTTTCTGAAGTAATGGATTATGTCCCTTGTGAGTTATGCTGGTACCAACGTATATTAATGTATCCACTCGTAATTATTTATGGTATGTCAATGATAAAAAAGGATTTGTCAATGGCTTTTCCTGGACTAATTTTAAGTGGAATAGGAATATTCGTTTCCATCTATCATTATTTAATTCAGAAACTACCAGCTTTCCATGAAGCGACTGAATCTTGCGGAATAATTCCGTGTAACACCGCGTACGTAAATTATTTTGGGTTTATCACAATCCCGTTTTTAGCAGGAGTAGCTTTTATCGTTATTTTTGTACTCCATATCACTTTATTAAAACAACATAGGGGGAAGTAA
- the hemY gene encoding protoporphyrinogen oxidase: MESSKEIVIVGGGITGLSAAYYLQKEIKEQGLPYKVKLVEASSRLGGKISTLKKDGFTIERGPDSFLSRKTPAVKLAKEVGLDDQLVRNGTGQAYILVNNKLHKMPRGSHMGIPTKARPFLFSNLFSFKGKMRAGFDFVLPKGKEVQDQSLGGFFRHRFGNELVENVIDPLLSGIYSGDIDDMSLMATYPNFYRLQQDHKSLIKGLRKTLPKSPRSTKKKAGVFYTFKDGFESLVKQTEQKLDKGTITLNVAVDHIEKKDHGYHLLLSSGEVYKADAIIIAAQHETLPKVFSQYDFFHEFDLVPSTSVANVAMAFDQSAIKRDINGTGFVVSRTSDYRITACTWTHKKWPHTTPEGSVLLRCYVGRPNDQEVVDLTDEEIKDIVLEDLNKTMNITQAPKFSVITRWRNARPQYTVGHTERITKIRGKMAEMLPGVYLAGSSFEGVGIPDCIEQGEKAVDNVLEFLR, translated from the coding sequence GTGGAAAGTTCTAAAGAAATTGTAATTGTCGGTGGTGGAATAACAGGTTTATCTGCTGCTTACTATTTACAAAAAGAAATAAAGGAGCAAGGGTTACCATATAAAGTGAAACTAGTGGAAGCTAGTAGTCGTCTAGGTGGCAAAATTAGTACATTGAAAAAAGATGGATTTACCATTGAACGTGGCCCCGATTCGTTTTTATCGAGAAAAACACCCGCAGTAAAACTAGCGAAAGAGGTAGGGTTAGATGATCAGCTTGTACGTAATGGTACAGGCCAAGCCTATATTTTAGTTAATAATAAACTACATAAGATGCCACGTGGTTCACACATGGGAATCCCAACCAAGGCGCGGCCGTTTCTATTTTCAAACCTATTTTCATTCAAAGGAAAAATGCGGGCTGGTTTTGACTTTGTGTTACCAAAGGGTAAAGAGGTACAAGATCAATCGCTCGGAGGTTTTTTTCGGCACCGGTTTGGCAATGAATTAGTTGAAAACGTAATTGATCCACTGTTATCAGGCATCTATTCTGGTGACATTGATGATATGAGCTTGATGGCAACTTATCCTAATTTTTATCGCTTACAACAAGACCACAAGAGCTTGATTAAAGGGTTGCGAAAAACTCTGCCAAAAAGCCCTCGGTCTACGAAAAAAAAGGCTGGAGTTTTTTACACCTTCAAAGACGGTTTCGAATCGTTAGTGAAGCAAACAGAACAAAAACTTGATAAGGGTACAATAACACTAAATGTTGCAGTTGACCATATAGAGAAAAAAGATCATGGCTATCATCTTTTGTTAAGTAGTGGTGAAGTATATAAAGCAGATGCAATCATAATAGCAGCACAACACGAAACATTGCCTAAAGTATTTAGTCAATACGATTTCTTTCACGAATTCGATCTTGTGCCGTCGACATCCGTTGCAAATGTTGCAATGGCATTTGATCAATCAGCAATAAAACGCGACATCAATGGGACAGGATTTGTCGTTTCAAGAACTAGTGATTACCGGATTACCGCTTGTACATGGACACATAAAAAATGGCCACATACAACGCCAGAAGGAAGCGTTTTGCTTCGCTGTTATGTAGGACGACCAAATGATCAAGAGGTAGTAGATCTAACTGATGAGGAAATAAAAGATATTGTACTTGAGGATTTAAATAAAACGATGAACATTACTCAAGCACCCAAGTTCAGTGTGATCACACGCTGGAGAAATGCAAGACCACAATATACAGTGGGCCATACCGAACGAATCACGAAGATTCGTGGAAAGATGGCTGAGATGCTACCAGGAGTTTATCTCGCGGGAAGCTCATTCGAAGGTGTTGGCATTCCAGATTGTATCGAACAAGGTGAAAAAGCAGTGGATAATGTGTTGGAGTTTTTGCGATAA
- a CDS encoding transglycosylase domain-containing protein, protein MDQHKKQKMIAMLNKKNIVMIIGLIAILGITGYLVIIFGGKLVVSEEDLILDATTTIETKDGEVIAELYNENRTLVAIEQIPKHVQEAFISIEDRRFYDHAGVDIQSVARAVYRDIIAFAKVEGASTITQQLAKNLFLRNDKTWMRKTKEVMAAIYLERKYTKKHILEMYLNEIYFGSGVYGVEEASQLFFSKSVKNLSLIEGAMLAGLAKAPNGYSPIDHPEKALARRNVVLQSMDHTGKISTETRIRAQGKTLGLNVQKPEETPWVDSYVDLVIKEAAENYELSVDELRRGGYRIIVSIDQTIQQIAYEQFKNDQYFPGNTTGTQGAFVMMDQVSGGIVAAIGGRSYERGNLNRATVKRLPGSTIKPIAVYGPALMKKSYTPYSLIPDQKVSIDGYTAENVLDQYEGAVSIYEALRISKNAPAVWLLDAIGVNYAKSYLEKMDISIEDNGLAIALGGLSNGITPIKMMESYRPFIHEGKHIESHTITHIYDRNNKLIADEKHKETKVFTSQVAWNMTEMLLNVVDNGTGKAGDYEKALAGKTGSTEHPLVEGEYKDAWFVGYTPQYVSALWMGYDVSDKDHFLTDGSSYPTTLTKSILTEVDKQQPLETSFEKPENVESLPEPIDLPKIKNLKASYTFGGFSLVKGKLTWSQAADERVVYHIYKQQNGIDERIGKVKGKHAFIIDNLPLFKTTSYYVVPYNPLTKVEGTRSNRVELSL, encoded by the coding sequence ATGGATCAGCATAAAAAACAAAAAATGATAGCTATGCTAAATAAGAAAAACATTGTAATGATTATCGGACTCATTGCAATTTTAGGAATTACAGGGTATTTAGTTATTATTTTTGGTGGAAAATTAGTAGTGAGTGAAGAGGATTTAATCCTAGATGCTACGACAACAATTGAAACAAAAGATGGGGAAGTAATTGCCGAATTATACAATGAAAATAGAACGCTTGTAGCGATAGAACAAATCCCAAAACATGTCCAAGAAGCTTTTATCTCCATTGAGGACCGACGCTTTTATGATCATGCAGGAGTAGATATTCAGTCTGTTGCTCGAGCTGTCTACCGCGATATCATCGCATTTGCTAAGGTGGAAGGTGCGAGTACAATCACACAACAATTGGCTAAAAATCTTTTTTTGCGTAATGATAAAACGTGGATGCGTAAAACCAAAGAAGTAATGGCTGCTATTTATCTGGAGAGGAAGTATACAAAAAAACACATACTCGAAATGTACCTAAACGAGATTTATTTCGGTTCAGGAGTATATGGTGTGGAAGAAGCATCACAATTATTTTTTTCTAAATCTGTTAAGAATTTATCGTTGATTGAAGGAGCGATGCTTGCTGGATTGGCAAAAGCTCCAAACGGCTATTCACCAATTGACCATCCTGAAAAGGCATTAGCAAGAAGGAATGTCGTACTTCAGTCAATGGATCATACCGGAAAAATTTCAACTGAGACTCGTATTCGGGCACAAGGGAAAACACTTGGGTTAAACGTACAGAAACCAGAAGAAACGCCATGGGTTGATTCCTATGTGGACTTAGTAATAAAAGAAGCTGCTGAAAACTATGAACTGTCTGTCGACGAATTACGACGGGGAGGATATCGGATAATTGTAAGCATCGATCAGACTATCCAACAAATTGCTTATGAGCAATTTAAGAACGATCAGTATTTCCCAGGCAATACAACAGGCACACAAGGTGCTTTTGTCATGATGGATCAGGTAAGTGGTGGTATAGTTGCTGCAATTGGCGGCCGCTCATATGAACGAGGCAATCTTAATCGTGCAACGGTAAAACGCCTACCTGGTTCGACAATAAAACCTATTGCGGTTTATGGTCCTGCTCTAATGAAAAAAAGTTATACGCCATATTCCTTGATTCCCGATCAAAAAGTTAGCATTGATGGATATACAGCGGAAAATGTACTTGATCAATACGAGGGAGCAGTTTCCATATATGAAGCACTCAGGATTTCTAAGAACGCACCAGCCGTATGGTTGCTCGATGCAATTGGTGTTAATTATGCGAAATCATATCTGGAGAAAATGGATATCTCTATAGAGGATAATGGGCTTGCGATTGCACTTGGTGGATTATCAAATGGAATAACACCAATTAAAATGATGGAAAGCTATCGACCATTTATTCATGAAGGGAAACATATAGAATCACATACCATAACACATATTTACGATCGAAATAATAAGTTAATTGCAGATGAAAAACATAAGGAAACTAAGGTATTTACTAGCCAAGTCGCATGGAATATGACTGAAATGTTATTGAATGTTGTTGATAATGGTACTGGTAAAGCAGGTGATTACGAAAAAGCGTTAGCCGGAAAAACCGGATCGACTGAGCACCCCCTTGTCGAAGGAGAGTATAAGGATGCCTGGTTTGTTGGGTATACACCACAGTATGTAAGTGCATTATGGATGGGCTATGATGTATCAGATAAGGACCATTTTCTTACCGATGGAAGTTCCTATCCAACGACGCTAACAAAATCAATTTTAACGGAAGTGGACAAGCAGCAACCATTAGAAACCAGTTTTGAAAAACCAGAAAATGTCGAGTCTTTACCAGAACCAATTGACCTGCCTAAGATTAAAAATTTAAAAGCTAGCTATACCTTTGGAGGCTTCTCACTGGTGAAAGGTAAACTGACCTGGTCGCAAGCAGCGGATGAACGTGTTGTCTATCATATTTATAAACAACAAAACGGTATTGATGAACGAATAGGGAAAGTTAAAGGGAAGCATGCGTTTATTATTGATAACCTTCCTTTGTTCAAAACAACTAGTTATTATGTTGTTCCGTATAATCCACTAACTAAGGTTGAGGGAACAAGATCAAATAGAGTAGAATTATCGCTGTAA
- a CDS encoding thioredoxin family protein produces the protein MKKKMIIFVVVLVVLFAALYFVIQYKNNQAIEDSNNPYGKSNLDQATIEQLDDPNYKNQILPEELNEKLENGESLTVYFYDPKCIHCQRTTPILVPLTEELGIDVKKLNVLEFPDAWTTYGIEGTPTLIHFEDGEEVTRISGGQTEESLRAFFEENGLAE, from the coding sequence ATGAAAAAAAAGATGATAATTTTTGTAGTAGTTCTGGTAGTTTTGTTTGCTGCACTATATTTTGTTATTCAATATAAAAATAATCAAGCAATTGAAGATAGTAATAATCCATATGGAAAAAGCAATTTAGATCAGGCTACAATCGAACAGTTAGATGATCCTAATTATAAAAATCAAATTTTACCTGAAGAATTAAATGAAAAACTTGAAAACGGTGAATCATTAACGGTTTATTTTTATGACCCCAAATGTATACATTGTCAACGTACAACGCCAATCCTTGTACCGTTAACAGAAGAACTTGGTATTGATGTGAAAAAACTGAATGTATTAGAGTTTCCAGATGCTTGGACAACGTATGGTATTGAAGGAACACCGACCTTAATTCATTTTGAAGACGGGGAAGAAGTTACGCGTATTAGCGGAGGACAAACGGAAGAATCGTTACGAGCATTTTTTGAGGAGAACGGTTTGGCAGAATAA
- a CDS encoding lipoate--protein ligase, with product MKFIDNKGITDPSINLALEEYVLQNFGEKDTYLLFYINKPSIIIGRNQNTVEEINTEYVDNNGIKVVRRLSGGGAVYHDEGNLNFSFITKDDGESFHNFEKFTKPVVEALNQLGVPAELKGRNDLVADGRKISGNAQFSTKGRMFSHGTLMFDSEVEHVVSALNVSKEKIESKGIKSIRSRVANISEFLEEKVSMDEFKDIILRYIFDVEDVKDVPRYELTDQDWENVHQISKERYQNWDWNFGKSPKFNTQSSHKFDSGLVDVRLEVKKGIIENFKIYGDFFGIGDVADVEDKLTGIRHERKAIEEALENVDIPHYLGKISKENFINLVY from the coding sequence ATGAAATTTATCGATAATAAAGGCATTACGGATCCAAGTATTAATCTCGCACTTGAGGAATATGTACTACAAAATTTTGGGGAAAAAGATACATATTTATTGTTTTACATTAATAAACCTTCCATCATAATTGGTCGAAATCAAAATACGGTGGAAGAAATTAATACAGAATATGTCGACAATAACGGTATAAAGGTCGTGCGTCGCCTCTCTGGTGGTGGGGCAGTGTACCATGACGAAGGTAATTTGAACTTTAGCTTTATTACAAAGGATGATGGGGAAAGCTTCCACAATTTTGAGAAATTCACAAAGCCAGTTGTTGAAGCATTAAATCAGCTTGGTGTACCAGCAGAATTAAAGGGGAGAAATGACCTTGTTGCAGATGGCCGTAAAATCTCAGGAAATGCGCAGTTCTCAACAAAAGGACGCATGTTTAGCCATGGTACATTAATGTTTGATTCGGAAGTTGAACATGTTGTATCTGCTCTAAATGTAAGTAAGGAAAAGATTGAATCAAAAGGAATCAAGTCTATTCGTAGTCGTGTAGCGAATATTTCTGAGTTCCTTGAAGAAAAAGTATCAATGGATGAATTTAAAGATATCATTCTACGCTATATTTTTGATGTAGAAGATGTAAAGGATGTACCGCGTTACGAGTTAACAGATCAGGATTGGGAAAATGTCCATCAAATATCAAAAGAACGTTATCAAAACTGGGATTGGAACTTTGGTAAATCACCAAAATTTAATACGCAGAGCTCACACAAGTTTGACTCAGGGCTTGTTGACGTTCGTTTAGAAGTTAAAAAAGGTATCATTGAAAACTTCAAAATATATGGGGATTTCTTTGGTATAGGTGATGTTGCAGATGTTGAAGATAAACTAACAGGTATACGTCATGAACGTAAAGCAATAGAAGAAGCATTAGAGAATGTAGACATTCCACATTATTTAGGGAAAATATCAAAAGAAAATTTTATTAACTTGGTTTATTAA
- a CDS encoding antibiotic biosynthesis monooxygenase family protein: MEAYMTNGTLEFIKKLIDKHPGIDFYLMNSGGNALAYYENNNENVFESGRAYDVLLNNGTIQEKGFVVMNNITVTEDGRTVFEDRFKQRSSTIDSSPGFQAFRLLRPQSGNKYVVLTQWASVEDFNNWKNSDAFKKQHQNGGETKPPAYFADKPYITSYNMVEPE, translated from the coding sequence ATGGAAGCTTATATGACAAATGGCACATTAGAGTTTATTAAAAAATTAATTGATAAACACCCAGGAATCGACTTTTATCTCATGAATAGTGGTGGTAATGCACTTGCTTACTATGAGAACAACAATGAAAATGTTTTCGAATCAGGAAGAGCTTATGACGTATTACTTAACAATGGAACCATCCAAGAAAAAGGATTTGTAGTTATGAACAATATAACGGTGACAGAGGACGGACGAACTGTTTTTGAGGATCGTTTTAAGCAGCGAAGTTCAACAATTGACTCCTCTCCCGGTTTTCAGGCGTTTCGATTATTACGTCCACAAAGTGGAAATAAGTATGTTGTGCTTACACAGTGGGCATCAGTCGAGGATTTCAATAACTGGAAGAACTCAGATGCGTTTAAAAAACAACATCAAAATGGTGGCGAAACGAAACCACCTGCTTATTTTGCTGATAAGCCTTATATTACAAGCTACAACATGGTTGAACCTGAGTAG
- the yhfH gene encoding protein YhfH, producing the protein MKNVVEFFRSLPKKKCHTCGNDMNEQADCYGNLCDECDHPAR; encoded by the coding sequence ATGAAAAACGTCGTTGAATTTTTTAGATCATTACCAAAGAAAAAGTGTCACACTTGCGGAAATGATATGAATGAACAAGCAGATTGCTATGGTAATCTCTGTGACGAATGTGATCATCCAGCACGGTAA
- the hemH gene encoding ferrochelatase: MGKKKMGLLVMAYGTPYKEEDIERYYTDIRHGRKPSPEALQDLTDRYKAIGGISPLAKITNEQAKALEIKLNDVQEDYEFHVYIGLKHIEPFIEDAVRQMEMDGVEEAVSLVLAPHYSTFSVKSYNKRANEEARKQGNLTITSVESWYDAPGFINYWANQINAVYDEMSAEEKEKAVLVISAHSLPEKILQNGDPYPDQLKETARLIAEETGITNYAIGWQSEGNTPDPWLGPDVQDLTRELYEQKGYRSFVYAPVGFIADHLEVLYDNDYECKVVCDELGATYHRPEMPNVHPEFITTLADVVLQKVKRDA; the protein is encoded by the coding sequence TTGGGAAAGAAAAAAATGGGATTATTAGTGATGGCTTATGGAACACCATACAAGGAAGAAGATATAGAGCGCTATTACACGGATATAAGACATGGACGTAAGCCATCACCTGAAGCGTTACAGGATTTAACTGATCGTTATAAAGCTATAGGAGGGATTTCTCCACTGGCAAAGATCACAAATGAGCAAGCAAAAGCATTAGAAATAAAACTTAATGATGTTCAAGAAGACTATGAATTTCATGTCTATATTGGGCTAAAGCATATTGAACCATTTATTGAAGATGCTGTCCGTCAAATGGAGATGGATGGTGTAGAAGAAGCGGTATCCCTAGTACTCGCCCCACATTATTCTACGTTTAGTGTGAAGTCTTATAACAAGCGCGCAAATGAGGAAGCTCGGAAACAAGGCAATCTAACTATTACATCAGTTGAGAGTTGGTATGACGCCCCTGGATTTATTAATTACTGGGCAAACCAGATCAATGCTGTTTATGATGAAATGTCTGCAGAGGAAAAGGAAAAAGCAGTACTTGTTATTTCTGCGCATAGTCTACCAGAGAAAATTTTACAGAACGGGGATCCTTATCCCGATCAATTAAAAGAAACAGCACGATTAATCGCTGAAGAAACAGGGATTACTAACTATGCAATTGGTTGGCAAAGTGAAGGAAATACACCAGATCCATGGCTTGGCCCAGATGTGCAAGATTTAACGAGAGAACTTTATGAACAAAAGGGCTACCGCTCGTTTGTCTATGCACCAGTTGGGTTCATCGCAGATCACTTAGAAGTTTTATACGATAATGATTACGAATGTAAAGTAGTTTGTGATGAACTTGGAGCAACCTATCATCGACCAGAAATGCCAAACGTACACCCTGAATTTATCACAACTTTAGCAGATGTTGTGCTACAAAAAGTAAAGCGTGATGCGTAG